From Chryseobacterium joostei, the proteins below share one genomic window:
- a CDS encoding helix-turn-helix domain-containing protein encodes MNKAQDKEMKYLQLLFCIVFGITNAHSTPINDSLKGSSYLDLENKFYDYNYQGKSAEAGLVAEYYLHKAKKEKNNPQIAEAYAYKCINANKENAFKYIDSMALVAKKISDNVYPARIYLLRANIFFKYDNQKQALDNYIIGLKYAKQKGNKRQIALAETNIAYLNSYVGKHAEAAKVLRYYLVNANYLNENEIEKIRTNLADTYIEINKMDSAKILITEGLQTFKNADPYKYHQYLSLLTFYNLKMGKFQAAAESSQNSKQFFLKNGDTRDITYSFFYVAQAYAGLQQKEKAVENFVKVDSIAKKNNYTFPEQREVYTYLIDYYKTKEDKQKQLYYIDRFLAIDKVLDSEYWYLSKEIQRKYDTPKLLAEKQAIIQNLRVKKYLFYTLIGSLSLLLITALILFFKARKAEKRHRKIAQDLIRAVEENKTAPYNIANTSSEEENTDLTPTSFSNEYKSTIGKPFELIEVTDTTESDNKQSKSLPQEAIELILEALKKFENKEQYLTKGITLGKLAKNINTNTSYLSEVINVYKEKNFTSYINDLRIDYTLNRLVHDKKFRSYKLPAISEEIGYNSVQAFYMAFKKKTGTTPSIYIKEIEKQITNKKH; translated from the coding sequence GTGAATAAAGCACAAGACAAGGAAATGAAATATCTCCAACTTCTATTTTGTATCGTATTTGGCATTACCAATGCACACTCTACTCCTATAAACGATTCCCTTAAGGGATCCTCTTATTTAGACTTGGAAAATAAATTTTACGATTATAATTATCAGGGCAAATCTGCTGAAGCAGGACTAGTAGCAGAGTATTATTTGCATAAGGCCAAAAAAGAAAAAAACAATCCTCAAATTGCTGAGGCATATGCTTATAAGTGTATCAACGCCAATAAGGAAAATGCTTTTAAGTATATTGACAGCATGGCTTTGGTTGCCAAAAAGATTTCCGATAATGTATATCCCGCCCGTATTTATCTATTAAGAGCTAATATTTTTTTTAAGTATGATAATCAAAAACAGGCATTAGATAATTATATAATAGGTTTAAAGTATGCCAAGCAAAAAGGGAATAAAAGACAAATTGCACTGGCAGAAACGAATATTGCATACCTAAATAGCTATGTAGGAAAGCATGCAGAAGCCGCAAAAGTATTAAGATACTATTTAGTAAATGCCAATTATCTGAATGAAAATGAAATAGAAAAGATAAGAACCAACTTAGCCGATACTTATATTGAAATCAATAAAATGGATTCGGCTAAAATATTAATTACTGAGGGCTTACAGACTTTTAAGAATGCAGATCCCTATAAATATCATCAATATTTATCACTTTTAACTTTTTATAATTTAAAAATGGGTAAATTTCAAGCAGCAGCTGAATCTTCCCAGAATAGTAAACAGTTTTTTCTGAAAAATGGTGACACAAGAGATATAACGTATTCATTTTTCTATGTGGCACAGGCTTATGCAGGACTACAACAAAAGGAAAAAGCTGTAGAAAATTTTGTAAAAGTAGACTCTATTGCGAAAAAAAATAATTACACATTCCCTGAACAACGAGAAGTATATACCTATCTTATAGATTATTATAAAACAAAAGAAGATAAACAAAAACAGCTATATTATATTGATCGTTTTTTAGCAATAGACAAAGTCTTAGATTCCGAGTACTGGTACCTTTCAAAAGAGATTCAGAGAAAGTATGATACCCCAAAACTTTTAGCAGAGAAGCAGGCCATCATTCAAAACCTACGAGTAAAAAAATATTTATTTTATACATTAATTGGTTCCTTAAGTTTATTGCTTATTACTGCTTTAATTTTATTTTTCAAAGCCAGAAAGGCTGAAAAAAGACATAGAAAGATTGCCCAGGATCTTATACGTGCGGTAGAAGAAAATAAAACAGCTCCATACAACATTGCAAATACATCATCCGAAGAAGAAAATACAGATTTAACACCAACCTCCTTTTCCAATGAATATAAATCTACAATTGGTAAGCCATTCGAATTAATTGAAGTGACGGACACCACCGAATCAGATAATAAACAGTCCAAGTCACTTCCTCAAGAGGCGATTGAACTTATTCTGGAGGCCTTAAAAAAGTTTGAAAATAAAGAACAGTATCTTACAAAAGGAATTACCTTAGGAAAGTTGGCAAAAAACATCAACACCAATACTTCTTACCTGTCTGAAGTAATTAATGTTTACAAAGAAAAGAACTTTACTTCCTATATTAATGATCTTCGAATTGATTATACACTCAATCGTCTGGTACATGATAAAAAGTTTCGTTCTTACAAATTACCGGCAATTTCCGAAGAGATTGGATATAATAGTGTACAGGCTTTTTATATGGCATTTAAGAAAAAAACAGGGACCACGCCCTCCATCTATATAAAAGAGATCGAAAAACAAATAACAAACAAAAAACACTGA
- the gwsS gene encoding grasp-with-spasm system SPASM domain peptide maturase — MFDKIDMRYFNLFSNITITKGATRILISDLQRNISELYPLELYELIEELKVNSLEDLVKNYDDESQEIINEYLGFLLEEEYGFITENGWDKNFPPLSHRFQDHSDISNIFIEINDLLTLDKIKLSIDNLGVKYLVIYSTREFSMEEYQNIDNKFKDSVLESIEIYAPFHEGLDKSFFQVLNQTTSRIDSLIFYNCKKQPFKNNEIFRFTINFNHENIQISACGKVNLKYFNTNLSKVLEAINHNSCLNKKIGIDINGNIKNCPLMPESFENIHTSSLEDALAKPGFKKYWNLTKDHIESCKDCEFRYVCTDCRAFTERNMTNKEGLDISKPLKCGYDPYTGVWEDWTKNPLKQKAIKHYHMESLIK; from the coding sequence ATGTTTGACAAGATTGATATGAGATATTTTAACCTATTCAGTAATATTACCATAACAAAGGGAGCTACCAGGATACTTATTTCTGATCTTCAGAGGAATATATCAGAACTGTATCCTTTAGAACTGTATGAGCTGATTGAAGAATTGAAAGTAAATTCTCTTGAAGATCTTGTTAAAAATTATGATGATGAATCTCAAGAAATTATAAACGAATATTTAGGTTTCTTACTGGAAGAAGAGTATGGTTTTATTACCGAAAATGGTTGGGACAAAAATTTCCCTCCACTTTCTCATAGATTTCAAGACCATAGTGACATATCTAATATTTTTATAGAAATTAATGACCTACTCACTCTTGACAAAATAAAACTTTCTATTGATAATCTGGGTGTTAAATATTTGGTGATTTACAGTACCAGAGAATTTTCAATGGAAGAGTATCAGAATATTGATAATAAATTTAAAGACTCAGTTTTAGAAAGTATTGAAATATATGCACCTTTTCATGAGGGCTTAGATAAATCTTTTTTTCAAGTTCTGAACCAAACTACTTCAAGAATTGATAGTCTTATTTTTTATAACTGCAAAAAACAACCTTTTAAGAACAATGAAATATTTAGGTTTACCATAAACTTTAACCATGAAAATATTCAAATATCCGCTTGCGGTAAGGTAAACCTTAAATATTTCAATACTAATCTCTCAAAAGTATTGGAGGCCATTAATCATAATTCCTGTCTAAACAAGAAAATCGGTATTGATATCAACGGGAATATTAAAAATTGTCCCTTAATGCCGGAAAGCTTTGAAAACATCCATACCTCAAGTCTTGAAGATGCCTTGGCAAAACCTGGTTTCAAAAAATACTGGAATCTCACAAAAGACCATATTGAAAGCTGCAAAGATTGTGAATTCCGCTATGTCTGTACAGACTGCAGGGCCTTTACAGAAAGAAATATGACGAATAAAGAAGGACTTGATATTTCAAAACCGTTAAAATGCGGATATGATCCCTATACAGGAGTATGGGAAGACTGGACAAAAAATCCATTGAAGCAAAAAGCCATTAAGCATTATCATATGGAAAGTCTCATAAAATAA
- a CDS encoding TIGR04139 family peptide modification target, whose protein sequence is MKNLKGLKGNFSSMENKKLQRTDLKAIQGAGDYSYVETDCGSTCYDKETWKDGKRISTLKIDTSLD, encoded by the coding sequence ATGAAAAATCTAAAAGGACTAAAGGGAAACTTTTCTTCAATGGAAAACAAAAAATTACAAAGAACTGATTTAAAAGCTATCCAGGGAGCCGGAGACTATAGCTATGTGGAAACAGATTGCGGTTCGACTTGTTATGATAAAGAAACTTGGAAAGATGGAAAACGTATAAGTACCTTAAAAATAGATACAAGCTTAGATTAA
- the gwsG gene encoding grasp-with-spasm system ATP-grasp peptide maturase, which produces MILIISQNHEITTTEVIKWLLKMGKSFIRVNEDEVFDIKTKEKRIYIESHRNCFFIDEITSVWYRRGGLNFRHVQYKNESININMNEYQHWLEDYIKKTLESKKHINKESNSDVNKLLVLEQAQKIGLDVPSYFLASNTDDVVLDKTIIKTIGGNPRMENIIKDSSGMMYTTVVRETENEDFFITFFQEKIEKDFEIRSFYLNRKIWSTAIFSQNNEQTKIDFRKYNDKKPTRKVPYDLPKDIEEKVCLLMQSLDLNCGSLDFIKSGDKHYFLEINTVGQFLGPSVTCNYSLEKEIADYL; this is translated from the coding sequence ATGATACTGATTATCTCTCAAAATCACGAAATCACTACAACCGAAGTTATAAAGTGGCTGTTAAAAATGGGTAAAAGCTTTATTCGCGTTAATGAGGATGAAGTTTTTGATATTAAGACAAAGGAAAAACGGATTTATATCGAAAGTCACAGAAACTGTTTTTTTATTGACGAGATTACTAGCGTATGGTACAGAAGAGGAGGTCTGAACTTTAGGCACGTACAGTACAAAAATGAATCTATCAATATTAATATGAATGAATACCAGCATTGGCTGGAAGATTATATCAAAAAGACACTAGAATCAAAAAAACATATAAACAAGGAAAGCAATAGTGATGTTAATAAATTACTTGTTCTTGAACAAGCACAAAAAATAGGCTTGGATGTTCCCTCTTATTTTCTGGCAAGTAATACAGATGATGTAGTTCTAGATAAGACTATCATCAAAACAATTGGAGGAAACCCAAGAATGGAAAATATCATCAAGGATTCCAGTGGTATGATGTATACAACTGTTGTTAGGGAGACTGAAAATGAAGACTTTTTTATCACATTCTTTCAGGAAAAAATTGAAAAAGATTTTGAAATCAGGAGTTTCTATCTAAATAGAAAGATCTGGTCAACAGCAATATTTTCCCAAAATAATGAACAAACCAAGATTGATTTCAGAAAATACAATGATAAAAAACCTACCAGGAAAGTCCCCTATGATCTTCCAAAAGATATTGAAGAAAAAGTGTGTCTACTCATGCAATCTTTGGATCTGAATTGTGGTTCTCTGGATTTTATTAAAAGTGGAGATAAGCATTACTTTCTGGAAATTAATACTGTAGGACAATTTTTGGGACCATCTGTGACCTGTAATTACTCATTAGAAAAAGAAATAGCAGATTACCTATGA